One region of Streptomyces capillispiralis genomic DNA includes:
- the ffh gene encoding signal recognition particle protein gives MFDTLSDRLSATFKNLRGKGRLSEADIDATAREIRIALLEADVALPVVRMFIKNVKERALGAEVSKALNPAQQVLKIVNDELVTILGGETRRLRFAKQPPTVIMLAGLQGAGKTTLAGKLGRWLKEQGHSPVLVAADLQRPNAVNQLSVVAERAGVAVYAPEPGNGVGDPVKVAKDSIDFARTKVHDIVIVDTAGRLGIDQEMMRQAADIRDAVSPDEILFVVDAMIGQDAVNTAEAFRDGVGFDGVVLSKLDGDARGGAALSIRHVTGKPIMFASNGEKLDDFDAFHPDRMASRILDMGDLLTLIEQAEKTFSQEEAEKMASKLASKKGQDFTLDDFLAQMEQVRKMGSISKLLGMLPGMGQIKDQINNLDERDVDRTAAIIKSMTPAERQEPTIINGSRRARIAKGSGVEVSAVKNLVERFFEARKMMSRMAQGGGMPGMPGMPGMGGGPGRTKKKQKQAKGKQRSGNPMKRKQQEQEEAARRAAAAEGGNAFGLPQQGGKDFELPDEFKKFMG, from the coding sequence GTGTTCGATACTCTCTCCGACCGCCTCAGCGCGACCTTCAAAAACCTCCGCGGAAAAGGCCGGCTGAGCGAAGCGGACATCGACGCCACGGCGCGTGAGATCCGCATCGCCCTGCTGGAAGCGGACGTGGCCCTGCCGGTCGTCCGCATGTTCATCAAGAACGTCAAGGAGCGGGCGCTCGGCGCCGAGGTCTCCAAGGCGCTGAACCCCGCCCAGCAGGTGCTGAAGATCGTGAACGACGAGCTCGTCACGATCCTCGGCGGCGAGACCCGCCGTCTCCGCTTCGCCAAGCAGCCGCCCACCGTGATCATGCTGGCCGGTCTGCAGGGTGCCGGTAAGACCACTCTCGCCGGCAAGCTCGGCCGCTGGCTGAAGGAGCAGGGCCACTCGCCCGTGCTGGTCGCCGCCGACCTCCAGCGCCCCAACGCGGTCAACCAGCTCAGCGTCGTCGCCGAGCGCGCGGGCGTGGCCGTCTACGCGCCCGAGCCGGGCAACGGCGTGGGCGACCCGGTGAAGGTCGCCAAGGACTCCATCGACTTCGCCAGGACCAAGGTCCACGACATCGTGATCGTGGACACCGCCGGCCGCCTGGGCATCGACCAGGAGATGATGCGGCAGGCCGCGGACATCCGGGACGCGGTCTCGCCCGACGAGATCCTCTTCGTCGTCGACGCGATGATCGGCCAGGACGCCGTCAACACGGCCGAGGCCTTCCGCGACGGCGTCGGCTTCGACGGCGTGGTGCTCTCCAAGCTCGACGGTGACGCGCGCGGTGGTGCCGCCCTGTCGATCCGGCACGTCACCGGCAAGCCGATCATGTTCGCCTCGAACGGCGAGAAGCTCGACGACTTCGACGCCTTCCACCCGGACCGGATGGCCTCCCGCATCCTCGACATGGGTGACCTGCTCACCCTGATCGAGCAGGCGGAGAAGACGTTCAGCCAGGAAGAGGCCGAGAAGATGGCCTCCAAGCTGGCGTCGAAGAAGGGCCAGGACTTCACCCTGGACGACTTCCTGGCCCAGATGGAGCAGGTCCGCAAGATGGGCTCCATCTCCAAGCTGCTCGGCATGCTGCCGGGCATGGGCCAGATCAAGGACCAGATCAACAACCTCGACGAGCGGGACGTCGACCGCACGGCCGCGATCATCAAGTCGATGACCCCGGCCGAGCGCCAGGAGCCGACGATCATCAACGGCTCGCGCCGCGCCCGTATCGCCAAGGGCTCCGGCGTCGAGGTCAGCGCGGTGAAGAACCTGGTCGAGCGGTTCTTCGAGGCGCGCAAGATGATGTCCCGCATGGCCCAGGGCGGCGGCATGCCGGGGATGCCCGGGATGCCGGGCATGGGCGGCGGTCCCGGCCGGACGAAGAAGAAGCAGAAGCAGGCCAAGGGCAAGCAGCGCTCCGGCAACCCGATGAAGCGCAAGCAGCAGGAGCAGGAGGAGGCCGCGCGCCGCGCCGCCGCCGCGGAGGGCGGTAACGCCTTCGGGCTGCCGCAGCAGGGCGGCAAGGACTTCGAGCTGCCCGACGAGTTCAAGAAGTTCATGGGCTGA
- a CDS encoding [protein-PII] uridylyltransferase, giving the protein MHDETEDSGPGGYAAARLRLLTEETRSGPPRRTALADLTDDWLTGLFAAGAQGARGVSLVAVGGYGRAELSPRSDLDLLLLHDGGDPRAVAALADRLWYPVWDLGLALDHSVRTPAEARKTAGEDLKVQLGLLDARHLAGDLGLTTALRTAVLADWRNQAPKRLPALRELCEERAERQGELQYLLEPDLKEARGGLRDATALRAVAASWLADAPREGLAEARRRLLDVRDALHLTTGRATDRLALQEQDQVAAALGVLDADALLRQVYESARVIAYAGDVTWREVGRVLRSRAVRPRLRAMLGGGRPTAERSPLAEGVVEQDGEVVLARTARPERDPVLPLRAAAAAAQAGLPLSLHAVRRMATTARPLPTPWPAEAREQLVTLLGSGRPTVQVWEALEAEGLVNGLFPDWERVRCRPQRNAVHLWTVDRHLIETAVRASEFTRRVHRPDLLLVAALLHDIGKGWPGDHSVAGEVIARDTAARLGFDQHDVTVIATLVRHHLLLVETATRRDLDDPATVRAVAEAVGSQGTLELLHALTEADALATGPAAWSSWRASLVTDLVGRVRAVLSGDVPADPGGAAPTAEQERLALEAVATGAPVLALRAQTEPPAEPSGDPEPLGVELVVAVPDQPGVLPAVAGVLAMHRLTVRTAELRALDLPAGVEGSVLLLDWRVAAEYGSLPQAARLRADLVRALDGTLDVAGRLAERDAAYPRRRGVVAPPPRVTVAPAASRHATVIEVRAQDAPGLLFRIGRALEDAGVRVRSAHASTLGANAVDAFYVTRERGVRLPGDEAVEVARKLEETLRG; this is encoded by the coding sequence ATGCACGACGAGACAGAGGACTCGGGACCCGGCGGCTACGCGGCGGCCCGGCTGCGCCTCCTCACCGAGGAGACGCGGTCCGGGCCGCCGCGCCGTACCGCCCTGGCGGACCTCACCGACGACTGGCTCACCGGGCTGTTCGCGGCGGGCGCGCAGGGCGCGCGCGGGGTCTCCCTGGTCGCCGTCGGCGGCTACGGGCGCGCGGAACTGTCCCCGCGCAGCGACCTCGACCTGCTCCTGCTGCACGACGGTGGCGACCCCCGGGCGGTCGCCGCCCTCGCGGACCGCCTCTGGTACCCCGTCTGGGACCTCGGGCTCGCCCTCGACCACTCCGTCCGCACCCCGGCGGAGGCCCGCAAGACCGCGGGCGAGGACCTCAAGGTGCAGCTCGGACTGCTGGACGCCCGGCACCTCGCCGGTGACCTCGGTCTCACCACCGCACTGCGCACGGCGGTCCTCGCCGACTGGCGCAACCAGGCCCCGAAACGGCTCCCCGCCCTGCGGGAACTCTGCGAGGAACGCGCCGAACGCCAGGGCGAGCTCCAGTACCTCCTGGAACCCGACCTCAAGGAGGCCCGCGGCGGACTGCGCGACGCCACCGCGCTGCGCGCCGTCGCCGCCTCCTGGCTCGCCGACGCCCCGCGCGAGGGCCTCGCCGAAGCCCGCCGGCGCCTCCTCGACGTACGCGACGCCCTGCACCTGACGACCGGCCGCGCCACCGACCGGCTCGCGCTCCAGGAACAGGACCAGGTCGCGGCCGCACTCGGCGTGCTCGACGCGGACGCGCTGCTGCGGCAGGTCTACGAGTCCGCGCGCGTCATCGCCTACGCCGGTGACGTCACCTGGCGCGAAGTGGGCCGTGTGCTGCGCTCCCGCGCGGTGCGGCCCCGGCTGCGCGCCATGCTGGGCGGCGGCAGACCGACCGCCGAGCGCTCCCCGCTCGCCGAAGGCGTCGTGGAACAGGACGGCGAAGTGGTGCTCGCCCGTACCGCGCGCCCCGAACGGGACCCCGTGCTCCCCCTGCGCGCCGCGGCCGCCGCCGCGCAGGCCGGACTCCCGCTCTCCCTGCACGCCGTACGGCGCATGGCGACCACCGCACGCCCCCTGCCCACCCCCTGGCCCGCCGAGGCACGCGAACAACTGGTCACCCTGCTCGGCTCCGGCCGGCCGACGGTGCAGGTCTGGGAGGCACTGGAGGCCGAAGGCCTGGTCAACGGCCTGTTCCCGGACTGGGAACGGGTCCGCTGCCGCCCCCAGCGCAACGCCGTGCACCTGTGGACCGTGGACCGGCACCTCATCGAGACCGCCGTCCGCGCCTCCGAGTTCACCCGGCGCGTGCACCGGCCCGACCTGCTGCTGGTCGCCGCGCTGCTGCACGACATCGGCAAGGGCTGGCCCGGCGACCACTCGGTGGCCGGCGAGGTCATCGCCCGGGACACGGCCGCCCGCCTCGGCTTCGACCAGCACGACGTCACCGTGATCGCCACCCTCGTACGCCACCACCTGCTGCTCGTCGAGACCGCCACCCGGCGCGACCTGGACGACCCGGCCACCGTGCGCGCGGTCGCCGAGGCCGTCGGCTCCCAGGGCACCCTCGAACTGCTCCACGCCCTCACCGAGGCGGACGCGCTGGCCACCGGCCCGGCCGCCTGGTCGTCCTGGCGCGCCTCGCTCGTCACCGACCTGGTCGGACGCGTCCGCGCCGTGCTGTCCGGAGACGTACCGGCCGATCCCGGGGGCGCGGCTCCCACCGCGGAACAGGAGCGCCTCGCGCTCGAGGCGGTCGCCACGGGCGCGCCGGTGCTGGCCCTGCGCGCGCAGACCGAGCCGCCCGCCGAGCCCTCCGGCGACCCCGAGCCGCTCGGCGTGGAACTGGTCGTCGCCGTACCCGACCAGCCGGGCGTGCTGCCCGCGGTCGCCGGGGTGCTCGCCATGCACCGGCTGACCGTGCGCACCGCCGAACTGCGCGCCCTGGACCTCCCGGCCGGTGTCGAGGGCTCCGTGCTGCTGCTGGACTGGCGGGTCGCCGCCGAGTACGGCTCGCTGCCCCAGGCCGCCCGGCTCCGCGCCGACCTCGTGCGCGCCCTCGACGGCACCCTGGACGTCGCCGGGCGCCTCGCCGAACGGGACGCCGCGTACCCGAGGCGGCGCGGCGTGGTCGCCCCGCCGCCGCGCGTGACGGTCGCCCCGGCCGCCTCCCGGCACGCCACGGTGATCGAGGTCCGCGCCCAGGACGCGCCCGGCCTGCTGTTCCGCATCGGGCGGGCGCTGGAGGACGCGGGGGTCCGGGTGCGCAGCGCGCACGCCTCCACGCTGGGCGCGAACGCCGTGGACGCCTTCTACGTGACGCGGGAACGGGGTGTGCGGCTGCCGGGTGACGAGGCGGTCGAGGTGGCGCGGAAACTGGAGGAGACGTTGCGTGGGTGA
- a CDS encoding P-II family nitrogen regulator, with translation MKLITAVVKPHRLDEIKEALQAFGVHGLTVTEASGYGRQRGHTEVYRGAEYTVDLVPKIRIEVLVEDDDAEQLIDVVVKAARTGKIGDGKVWSIPVDTAVRVRTGERGPDAL, from the coding sequence ATGAAGCTCATCACCGCCGTCGTGAAGCCGCACCGGCTCGACGAGATCAAGGAGGCCCTGCAGGCCTTCGGAGTACACGGTCTGACCGTCACCGAGGCCAGCGGCTACGGCCGCCAGCGCGGCCACACCGAGGTCTACCGCGGCGCCGAGTACACCGTCGACCTGGTGCCCAAGATCCGCATCGAGGTCCTGGTCGAGGACGACGACGCCGAGCAGCTGATCGACGTGGTCGTCAAGGCGGCCCGCACCGGCAAGATCGGCGACGGCAAGGTCTGGTCGATCCCGGTGGACACGGCCGTACGGGTGCGGACCGGCGAGCGCGGTCCGGACGCGCTCTGA
- a CDS encoding ammonium transporter → MAPAITLAADAPELSAANTGFMLICSALVMLMTPGLAFFYGGMVRVKSTLNMLMMSFISLGIVTVLWVLYGFSMAFGTDSGSVIGWNSDWVGLSDIGLTELWDGYTIPVFVFLVFQLMFAVLTPALISGALADRVKFTAWALFVALWATIVYFPVAHWVWGAGGWAFELGVIDFAGGTAVHINAGAAALGVILVIGKRIGFKKDPMRPHSLPLVMLGAGLLWFGWFGFNAGSWLGNDDGVGALMFVNTQVATAAAVLGWLAYEKIRHGAFTTLGAASGAVAGLVAITPAGGAVSPLGAIAIGVIAGVLCAMAVGLKYRFGYDDSLDVIGVHLVGGILGSLLIGFFATGKGQSDVAGLFYGGGPDQFWKQCAGVLGVLAYSLVVSAVLAFLLDRTIGMRVSEDDEVAGIDQAEHAETAYDFSGAGGGAARTATAAPVAPAESKKVDA, encoded by the coding sequence ATGGCACCAGCCATCACCCTGGCCGCAGACGCGCCCGAGCTGTCTGCCGCCAACACAGGGTTCATGCTCATCTGTTCCGCCCTGGTGATGCTCATGACCCCGGGTCTGGCCTTCTTCTACGGAGGCATGGTCCGCGTCAAGAGCACCCTGAACATGCTGATGATGAGCTTCATCAGCCTGGGGATCGTCACCGTCCTGTGGGTGCTGTACGGCTTCTCCATGGCGTTCGGCACCGACTCCGGCAGCGTCATCGGCTGGAACTCCGACTGGGTCGGCCTCAGCGACATCGGCCTGACCGAACTGTGGGACGGCTACACCATCCCCGTCTTCGTCTTCCTGGTCTTCCAGCTGATGTTCGCCGTCCTCACGCCCGCCCTGATCAGCGGCGCGCTCGCGGACCGCGTGAAGTTCACCGCGTGGGCGCTGTTCGTCGCCCTGTGGGCCACGATCGTCTACTTCCCGGTCGCGCACTGGGTGTGGGGCGCCGGCGGCTGGGCCTTCGAGCTGGGCGTCATCGACTTCGCCGGCGGCACGGCCGTCCACATCAACGCCGGTGCCGCCGCGCTCGGCGTGATCCTCGTCATCGGCAAGCGCATCGGCTTCAAGAAGGACCCGATGCGCCCGCACAGCCTCCCGCTGGTCATGCTCGGCGCCGGCCTGCTGTGGTTCGGCTGGTTCGGCTTCAACGCCGGCTCCTGGCTCGGCAACGACGACGGCGTCGGCGCGCTGATGTTCGTCAACACCCAGGTCGCCACCGCCGCCGCGGTCCTCGGCTGGCTCGCCTACGAGAAGATCCGCCACGGCGCCTTCACCACGCTCGGCGCCGCCTCCGGCGCGGTCGCCGGCCTGGTCGCCATCACCCCGGCGGGCGGCGCGGTCTCCCCGCTCGGCGCGATCGCCATCGGCGTCATCGCCGGTGTGCTGTGCGCCATGGCCGTCGGCCTGAAGTACCGGTTCGGCTACGACGACTCCCTCGACGTCATCGGCGTCCACCTCGTCGGCGGCATCCTCGGCTCCCTGCTCATCGGCTTCTTCGCCACCGGCAAGGGCCAGTCCGACGTCGCGGGCCTCTTCTACGGCGGCGGCCCGGACCAGTTCTGGAAGCAGTGCGCCGGTGTCCTCGGGGTCCTCGCCTACTCCCTGGTCGTCTCCGCGGTCCTCGCCTTCCTCCTGGACAGGACCATCGGTATGCGAGTCTCCGAGGACGACGAGGTGGCCGGCATCGACCAGGCCGAGCACGCCGAGACCGCGTACGACTTCAGCGGTGCCGGCGGCGGCGCGGCCCGCACCGCCACCGCCGCCCCCGTCGCCCCGGCCGAGAGCAAGAAGGTGGACGCATGA